A genome region from Streptomyces xanthophaeus includes the following:
- a CDS encoding N-6 DNA methylase, which produces MPEENAAAEVTAAEVTAAEVARLAGVGRAAVSNWRRRHADFPKPVGGTETSPSFSLDEVEHWLRAQGKLAEVPLRERVWQQITAHPGGAVTALVKAGAALLVVRDRPADWLELTAVSDARMATLLRPVLDQVLGARLGPGHALAEIPLRPATMPLLRAAAELAAELGARQAFEFLLGRHLDANPRQYTLTPDGLARLMATLAGPSSRTVLDPACGTGTLLRAVPGATALYAQDSAPELAALAALRLALNGTPQVRAAAADSLRADAFAQDTVDAVLCHPPFNERGWGHEELAYDPRWEYGFPARTESELAWVQHALAHLREGGTAVLLMPPAVAARRSGRRIRADLLRRGALRAVVALPAGAAPPYGIPLHLWVLRRPAPHAAPPAGLLLIDTAALAADTPVRSAWPAVHGAVEDAWSAYDRTGSVAQTPGVSRVVPVIELLDDDVDLTPARHLPPPAAGGGPAELTAVRERLGETLGRAARLTPPPAAAPAGGTARPPMTTVGELARAGALELHTGTGGGSGSAPVLTEQDVYTGGGPSGTLVPTADEPVLTAPGDVLVPLVGGAAIARVVDGAAAGAVPGRGLALLRPDPDALDPWFLAGFLRGTANTRRASSHASTATRLDVRRLQLPRMPLAQQQSYGLRFRALAEFEDALRLAGRLGEQLVQGFHDGLSDGTVTPE; this is translated from the coding sequence ATGCCCGAGGAGAACGCCGCAGCAGAGGTCACCGCAGCAGAGGTCACCGCGGCCGAGGTCGCCCGACTGGCCGGAGTGGGCCGCGCGGCCGTGAGCAACTGGCGGCGCCGCCACGCCGACTTCCCCAAGCCCGTCGGCGGCACCGAGACCAGCCCCTCCTTCTCCCTGGACGAGGTCGAGCACTGGCTGCGCGCCCAGGGCAAGCTCGCCGAGGTCCCGCTGCGCGAACGCGTCTGGCAGCAGATCACCGCCCACCCCGGCGGGGCCGTCACCGCACTCGTCAAGGCGGGCGCCGCCCTCCTCGTCGTCCGGGACCGGCCCGCCGACTGGCTGGAGCTGACCGCCGTCTCCGACGCGCGCATGGCCACCCTGCTGCGGCCCGTCCTCGACCAGGTGCTCGGCGCGCGCCTCGGACCCGGCCACGCCCTCGCCGAGATCCCGCTCCGCCCGGCGACCATGCCGCTGCTGCGGGCCGCCGCCGAACTCGCCGCCGAACTCGGGGCCCGCCAGGCCTTCGAGTTCCTCCTCGGGCGCCACCTCGACGCCAACCCCCGCCAGTACACGCTCACCCCGGACGGCCTCGCCCGGCTCATGGCCACCCTCGCCGGGCCCTCCTCCCGCACCGTCCTCGACCCCGCCTGCGGCACCGGCACCCTGCTGCGGGCCGTCCCCGGCGCCACCGCCCTGTACGCGCAGGACTCCGCGCCCGAACTCGCCGCCCTCGCCGCGCTGCGCCTCGCCCTGAACGGAACGCCCCAGGTCCGCGCGGCCGCCGCCGACAGCCTGCGGGCCGACGCCTTCGCCCAGGACACCGTCGACGCCGTGCTCTGCCACCCGCCGTTCAACGAACGCGGCTGGGGCCACGAGGAACTGGCCTACGACCCGCGCTGGGAGTACGGCTTCCCGGCCCGCACCGAATCCGAACTCGCCTGGGTCCAGCACGCCCTGGCCCACCTGCGCGAGGGCGGCACCGCCGTACTGCTCATGCCGCCCGCGGTCGCCGCCCGCCGCTCCGGCCGCCGCATCCGCGCCGACCTGCTGCGCCGCGGCGCGCTGCGGGCCGTCGTCGCGCTCCCGGCCGGCGCCGCGCCCCCGTACGGGATCCCCCTGCACCTGTGGGTGCTGCGCCGGCCCGCCCCGCACGCGGCGCCCCCGGCCGGGCTGCTGCTCATCGACACCGCGGCCCTCGCCGCCGACACCCCGGTCCGGTCCGCCTGGCCCGCCGTGCACGGCGCGGTGGAGGACGCCTGGAGCGCGTACGACCGCACCGGCTCGGTCGCGCAGACGCCGGGCGTCAGCCGGGTCGTCCCCGTCATCGAGCTGCTGGACGACGACGTGGACCTCACCCCCGCCCGCCACCTGCCCCCGCCGGCCGCCGGTGGCGGTCCGGCCGAACTGACCGCCGTACGGGAGCGGCTCGGCGAGACCCTCGGCCGGGCCGCCCGGCTCACCCCGCCGCCCGCGGCGGCGCCCGCCGGGGGCACGGCCCGGCCGCCGATGACCACGGTCGGCGAACTCGCCCGCGCCGGAGCCCTGGAACTGCACACCGGCACCGGTGGCGGAAGCGGCTCGGCCCCCGTCCTCACCGAACAGGACGTCTACACCGGAGGCGGCCCGTCCGGCACCCTGGTGCCCACCGCCGACGAGCCCGTGCTCACGGCCCCCGGCGACGTACTCGTCCCCCTCGTCGGCGGCGCGGCCATCGCCCGGGTCGTCGACGGGGCCGCCGCGGGCGCGGTACCGGGCCGCGGCCTGGCCCTGCTGCGCCCCGATCCCGACGCCCTCGACCCGTGGTTCCTGGCCGGATTCCTGCGCGGCACCGCCAACACCCGCCGCGCCAGCAGCCATGCCTCCACCGCCACCCGGCTCGACGTACGCCGGCTCCAGCTGCCCCGGATGCCCCTGGCGCAGCAGCAGAGCTACGGCCTCCGCTTCCGCGCGCTCGCCGAGTTCGAGGACGCGCTACGGCTGGCGGGGCGGCTCGGCGAACAACTCGTGCAGGGTTTCCACGACGGCCTCTCCGACGGCACGGTCACGCCGGAGTGA
- a CDS encoding ABC transporter permease has product MSNTVLKTSRRNFVAHKGRMALSAVAVMLSVAFVCGTLVFTDTMNTTFDKLFAVTNSDVTVTPKEAEEGEETSQRGRPEVLAGSAVEQVRKAEGVKSAEGGVVSMSVTVVNTKNENLGSTTGAPTIAGSWNDNELKSMKITSGNAPRGPTEMMVDADTAEKHHLKLGDELRTITITGDIRARITGIATFTVTNPGAAVVYFDTATAQQALLGSPGSFTHVNVTAKDGVSDEQLKRNVAAAVGADTYKLQTAKEAADANRQDVGSFLKVMKYVMLGFAGIAFLVGIFLIFNTFSMLVAQRTREIGLMRAIGADSGQILKSVVFEAFLLGIVGSLLGIGAGIGLAIGLMQLMGSMGMHLSTDDLTIAWTTPVIGLYLGIKVTVVSAFIPARRAGKVSPMAALRESGTPGDKKAGVVRAVLGLVLTGIGGAALYLATAAEEAGPGSLWLGLGVVFSLIGFIVIGPLLAAGVVRVLSGVVLRPFGSVGRLAERNALRNPRRTGATAAALMIGLALVACLSVVGSSMVASATEELDKSVGADYIVNSETGQPVLPQAEQALRATKGLDHVTAYREVPAKVTAPDGTSEEVGLGATDPTYAKDIRRKMVAGEHAAAYGANAMSVGSEYATKHGVKVGDELAVAFTGGSTVKLKVAAITSDEGNIDKTMKYISTEVARANVPADKLPLPFMLLASAQDGRSDATAYESVKAAMAEYPQYKVRNQTDYKQALKDQVGQLLNMVYGLLGLAIVVAVLGVVNTLALSVVERTREIGLMRAIGLSRRQLRRMIRLESVVIALFGALLGLGLGMGWGIGAQQLLALQGLKVLEIPWPTILGVFAASAFVGLFAALVPAFRAGRMNVLNAIASE; this is encoded by the coding sequence ATGAGCAACACCGTCCTGAAGACCTCGCGGCGCAACTTCGTCGCCCACAAGGGACGGATGGCGCTCTCCGCCGTCGCGGTCATGCTCTCCGTCGCCTTCGTCTGCGGCACCCTGGTGTTCACCGACACCATGAACACCACGTTCGACAAGCTGTTCGCCGTCACCAACTCCGATGTGACCGTCACCCCGAAGGAGGCCGAGGAGGGGGAGGAGACCTCGCAGCGCGGCCGCCCCGAGGTCCTGGCGGGCTCGGCCGTCGAGCAGGTGCGCAAGGCCGAGGGCGTCAAGAGCGCCGAGGGCGGCGTCGTCTCGATGTCCGTCACGGTCGTCAACACCAAGAACGAGAACCTGGGCTCGACCACCGGCGCCCCGACCATCGCGGGCAGCTGGAACGACAACGAGCTCAAGTCCATGAAGATCACCTCGGGCAACGCTCCGCGCGGCCCGACCGAGATGATGGTCGACGCCGACACCGCCGAGAAGCACCACCTGAAGCTCGGCGACGAACTGCGCACGATCACCATCACCGGCGACATCCGCGCCAGGATCACCGGTATCGCCACCTTCACCGTGACCAACCCGGGCGCGGCCGTCGTCTACTTCGACACGGCCACCGCGCAGCAGGCGCTGCTCGGTTCCCCCGGCTCCTTCACCCACGTCAACGTCACCGCCAAGGACGGGGTGAGCGACGAGCAGCTCAAGCGGAACGTCGCTGCCGCCGTCGGCGCGGACACGTACAAGCTGCAGACCGCCAAGGAGGCCGCGGACGCCAACCGCCAGGACGTCGGCTCCTTCCTCAAGGTCATGAAGTACGTGATGCTCGGCTTCGCCGGGATCGCCTTCCTCGTCGGCATCTTCCTGATCTTCAACACCTTCTCGATGCTGGTGGCCCAGCGCACCCGTGAGATCGGCCTGATGCGCGCCATCGGCGCCGACAGCGGGCAGATCCTCAAGTCCGTGGTCTTCGAGGCCTTCCTCCTCGGCATCGTCGGCTCGCTCCTGGGCATCGGCGCCGGCATCGGCCTCGCCATCGGCCTGATGCAGCTCATGGGCTCCATGGGCATGCACCTGTCCACCGACGACCTGACGATCGCCTGGACCACCCCGGTCATCGGCCTCTACCTCGGCATCAAGGTCACCGTCGTCTCCGCCTTCATCCCGGCCCGCCGGGCCGGCAAGGTCTCCCCGATGGCCGCGCTGCGCGAGTCCGGCACCCCGGGCGACAAGAAGGCCGGCGTCGTCCGCGCCGTCCTCGGCCTGGTCCTCACCGGCATCGGCGGTGCGGCGCTCTACCTCGCCACCGCCGCCGAGGAGGCCGGACCCGGATCGCTCTGGCTGGGCCTGGGCGTCGTCTTCAGCCTCATCGGCTTCATCGTGATCGGCCCGCTGCTCGCCGCGGGCGTGGTGCGGGTGCTCTCCGGCGTCGTGCTGCGGCCCTTCGGGTCCGTGGGCCGGCTCGCCGAGCGCAACGCCCTGCGCAACCCGCGCCGCACCGGTGCCACCGCCGCCGCGCTGATGATCGGCCTCGCGCTGGTCGCCTGCCTGTCGGTGGTCGGCTCCTCGATGGTGGCTTCCGCGACCGAGGAGCTCGACAAGTCGGTCGGCGCGGACTACATCGTCAACTCCGAGACCGGCCAGCCCGTGCTGCCGCAGGCCGAGCAGGCCCTGCGCGCCACCAAGGGCCTCGACCACGTCACCGCCTACCGCGAGGTGCCGGCCAAGGTCACCGCCCCCGACGGCACCTCCGAGGAGGTGGGACTCGGCGCCACCGACCCGACGTACGCCAAGGACATCCGGCGCAAGATGGTCGCCGGCGAGCACGCCGCCGCGTACGGGGCGAACGCGATGTCGGTCGGCTCCGAGTACGCCACCAAGCACGGCGTCAAGGTCGGCGACGAGCTGGCGGTCGCCTTCACCGGCGGCAGCACGGTCAAGCTGAAGGTCGCCGCGATCACCAGCGACGAGGGCAACATCGACAAGACCATGAAGTACATCAGCACCGAGGTGGCCCGGGCCAACGTCCCGGCCGACAAGCTGCCGCTGCCCTTCATGCTGCTGGCCAGCGCGCAGGACGGTCGGTCCGACGCCACCGCGTACGAGTCGGTCAAGGCGGCGATGGCCGAGTACCCGCAGTACAAGGTGCGCAACCAGACCGACTACAAGCAGGCCCTGAAGGACCAGGTCGGCCAGCTGCTGAACATGGTCTACGGGCTCCTCGGCCTCGCGATCGTCGTCGCGGTCCTGGGCGTCGTGAACACCCTGGCCCTCTCGGTGGTCGAGCGGACCCGCGAGATCGGCCTGATGCGCGCCATCGGCCTCTCCCGCCGCCAGCTGCGCCGCATGATCCGCCTGGAGTCGGTGGTCATCGCCCTCTTCGGCGCCCTGCTCGGCCTCGGGCTGGGCATGGGCTGGGGGATCGGCGCGCAGCAGCTGCTGGCGCTCCAGGGCCTGAAGGTGCTGGAGATCCCGTGGCCGACGATCCTCGGGGTGTTCGCCGCCTCGGCCTTCGTAGGCCTGTTCGCCGCACTGGTCCCGGCCTTCCGGGCAGGGCGGATGAACGTACTGAACGCGATCGCGAGCGAGTAA
- a CDS encoding serine/threonine-protein kinase → MTDRLIGDRYQLATILGQGGMGQVWTAYDRRLDRRVAVKLLRPDKVAGPGTVAEELRRRFVRECRVTAQVDHPGLVTVHDAGSDGDELFLVMGYVEGADLADHLAEHDPYPWQWAVAVVAQLCSVLSAVHAVPIVHRDLKPRNVMVRPDGTVLVLDLGVASVMDTDTTRLTSTGSPIGSPAYMAPEQAMGGAVGPYTDLYALGVLLYELLSGNVPFAGSTALGVLHRHLYEPPLPVRQMRPEIPPELEKLLLHLLAKDPQDRPSSAQEVYEALAPLLPARGSRTPSGPLDPTRPFLRPQAPWPDRAAVVPPRPSTPPTPPKADVPGAVDEARKLLDEGRLTQAVDILGGILPAAAAEHGEHSPVVRSLRKQYAATLMDDGQYRRALPELRRLADEFPAGDPQSLRFRYDSAQCLEQLGEPAAALAEYRSLLPFFENHYANPDPGLPLEVRRRIAHLLLSLGDRQAAHDTLARLLFDAERLHGPAHPFPAEIRRTLHWLSQVR, encoded by the coding sequence GTGACCGACCGGCTCATCGGCGACCGCTACCAGCTCGCGACCATCCTCGGCCAGGGCGGCATGGGCCAGGTCTGGACCGCCTACGACCGGCGCCTCGACCGCCGTGTCGCCGTCAAACTGCTGCGCCCCGACAAGGTCGCGGGCCCCGGCACGGTCGCCGAAGAACTGCGCCGCCGCTTCGTGCGCGAGTGCCGGGTCACCGCGCAGGTCGACCACCCCGGCCTGGTCACCGTCCACGACGCGGGCAGCGACGGTGACGAACTCTTCCTCGTCATGGGCTACGTGGAGGGCGCCGACCTCGCCGACCACCTCGCCGAGCACGACCCCTACCCCTGGCAGTGGGCGGTCGCCGTCGTCGCGCAGCTGTGCTCGGTCCTGTCGGCCGTGCACGCGGTGCCGATCGTGCACCGGGACCTGAAGCCACGGAACGTGATGGTCCGTCCGGACGGCACCGTGCTCGTCCTGGACCTCGGCGTGGCCTCGGTGATGGACACCGACACCACCCGCCTCACCAGCACCGGTTCGCCCATCGGCAGCCCCGCGTACATGGCGCCCGAGCAGGCCATGGGCGGCGCCGTGGGTCCGTACACCGACCTGTACGCCCTCGGCGTCCTGCTGTACGAACTCCTCAGCGGCAACGTCCCGTTCGCCGGGTCCACCGCCCTCGGCGTCCTGCACCGCCACCTGTACGAGCCCCCGCTCCCGGTCCGCCAGATGCGCCCGGAGATCCCGCCGGAGCTGGAGAAGCTCCTGCTCCACCTCCTCGCCAAGGATCCGCAGGACCGGCCCTCCTCCGCCCAGGAGGTCTACGAGGCCCTGGCCCCGCTGCTCCCCGCCCGCGGCAGCCGCACCCCGTCCGGCCCGCTCGACCCGACCCGGCCCTTCCTGCGCCCGCAGGCCCCCTGGCCGGACCGGGCCGCGGTCGTCCCTCCGCGGCCGAGCACCCCGCCCACGCCGCCCAAGGCCGACGTCCCCGGCGCCGTGGACGAGGCCCGCAAGCTCCTGGACGAGGGCCGGCTCACCCAGGCCGTGGACATCCTCGGCGGCATCCTCCCGGCGGCGGCCGCCGAGCACGGGGAGCACTCCCCGGTGGTCCGCTCCCTGCGCAAGCAGTACGCCGCCACGCTCATGGACGACGGCCAGTACCGGCGTGCCCTGCCGGAACTGCGCCGCCTCGCCGACGAGTTCCCGGCCGGGGACCCCCAGTCGCTGCGCTTCCGCTACGACTCGGCCCAGTGCCTGGAGCAACTGGGCGAGCCGGCCGCGGCCCTGGCGGAGTACCGCTCGCTGCTTCCGTTCTTCGAGAACCACTACGCCAATCCGGACCCGGGTCTGCCGCTGGAGGTCCGCCGCCGGATAGCCCACCTGCTGCTGTCCCTCGGCGACCGCCAGGCGGCCCACGACACCCTGGCCCGGCTGCTGTTCGACGCGGAACGGCTGCACGGCCCGGCCCACCCCTTCCCGGCCGAGATCCGCCGCACCCTGCACTGGCTCAGCCAGGTCCGCTGA
- a CDS encoding DUF2079 domain-containing protein: MTSDAIARPAPVVPASAKPDRYAWAPPWLVAAALFLVYLVLSVGRFRRMDWASWDLGIFEQAIRAYAHLQEPVADLKGPGANILGDHFSPIIALVAPVYRVFPGPVTLLVVQSALFALSAVPVTRAGVRFLGRARGIAVGIAYGLSWGIQRAVEFDFHEIAFAVPLLAFALEAVLARRWRAALLWGLPLVLVKEDLGFTLAALAVVVAWRARDGNRRIAVAALGVAAAACVFAVLVFTVLIPAFATAGYGYWDKIDGAGPFAGIGTKLTTLAWVLIPTSGLLALRSPLLLVAAPTLGWRFLSGDDHYWSTDWHYSAVLMPVVALALVDAVDTVRRSERPWLRSYALQLPTAVLAAALALSATAMPTSKLAEARTYEKPERVTAIERLLDRIPDGATVEADTTPLTRLTSRCRVLWIGGSKGVVPDWITIDNSSKWAGEDPTGYARQLHPDERFTLVGEAAGIVLMQRQ; this comes from the coding sequence GTGACGAGCGATGCGATAGCCCGCCCGGCGCCGGTGGTGCCGGCATCCGCGAAGCCGGACCGGTACGCCTGGGCGCCGCCCTGGCTGGTGGCCGCCGCTCTGTTCCTCGTCTACCTCGTGCTGTCCGTCGGGCGGTTCCGGCGGATGGACTGGGCCTCCTGGGACCTGGGGATCTTCGAGCAGGCGATCCGCGCGTACGCGCACCTCCAGGAGCCCGTCGCCGACCTGAAGGGGCCGGGGGCCAACATCCTCGGGGACCACTTCAGCCCGATCATCGCGCTCGTCGCCCCCGTGTACCGGGTCTTCCCCGGGCCCGTCACCCTGCTGGTCGTGCAGTCGGCGCTGTTCGCGCTGTCCGCCGTGCCCGTCACCCGGGCGGGCGTACGGTTCCTCGGCCGGGCCCGCGGGATCGCCGTCGGAATCGCGTACGGGCTCTCCTGGGGCATCCAGCGGGCCGTCGAGTTCGACTTCCACGAGATCGCCTTCGCCGTGCCCCTGCTGGCCTTCGCCCTGGAGGCGGTGCTCGCCCGGCGCTGGCGCGCCGCCCTGCTGTGGGGGCTGCCGCTGGTCCTCGTCAAGGAGGACCTCGGCTTCACGCTCGCCGCGCTGGCCGTGGTGGTGGCCTGGCGGGCCCGCGACGGCAACCGGCGGATCGCCGTGGCCGCGCTCGGCGTCGCCGCCGCGGCCTGTGTCTTCGCCGTCCTGGTGTTCACCGTCCTCATACCGGCCTTCGCCACCGCGGGATACGGCTACTGGGACAAGATCGACGGGGCGGGTCCGTTCGCCGGCATCGGCACCAAGCTCACCACCCTGGCGTGGGTGCTGATCCCCACCTCCGGGCTGCTCGCGCTGCGCTCGCCGCTGCTCCTGGTGGCCGCGCCCACCCTCGGCTGGCGGTTCCTGTCCGGGGACGACCACTACTGGTCCACCGACTGGCACTACAGCGCCGTCCTGATGCCCGTCGTGGCCCTCGCCCTGGTCGACGCCGTCGACACCGTCCGGCGGAGCGAGCGGCCCTGGCTGCGCTCGTACGCGCTGCAGCTGCCGACCGCCGTCCTGGCCGCCGCCCTCGCCCTGAGCGCGACCGCCATGCCGACGTCGAAGCTCGCGGAGGCCCGTACGTACGAGAAGCCCGAGCGGGTCACCGCGATCGAGCGGCTCCTGGACCGGATCCCCGACGGGGCGACCGTGGAGGCGGACACCACCCCGCTGACCCGGCTGACCTCCCGCTGCCGCGTGCTGTGGATCGGCGGCAGCAAGGGCGTGGTCCCGGACTGGATCACCATCGACAACTCCTCCAAGTGGGCCGGCGAGGACCCGACCGGCTACGCCCGCCAGCTCCACCCCGACGAGCGGTTCACCCTGGTGGGCGAGGCCGCCGGCATCGTCCTGATGCAGCGGCAGTGA
- the mfd gene encoding transcription-repair coupling factor — MSLHGLLDAVTRDAALAEAVTAAGDGKRMHVDLVGPAAARPFAIAALARQTGRTVLAVTATGREAEDLAAALRSLLPPDEVVDYPSWETLPHERLSPRSDTMGRRLAVLRRLVHPSKDDPAAGPVSVLVAPIRSVLQPQVKGLGELVPVSLRQGGGADLGEITEALAAAAYARVELVEKRGEFAVRGGILDVFPPTEEHPLRIEFWGDEVEEIRYFKVADQRSLEIAEHGLWAPPCRELLLTDAVRERAAALAEAHPELGELLHKIAEGIAVEGMESLAPVLVDEMELLIDVLPAGSMAVVCDPERVRTRAADLVATSQEFLMASWAATAGGGEAPIDVGAASLRGIADVRDRARELDMMWWSVSPFAADETAGGSDTLKLGMHAPEAYRGDTARALADTKGWIADGWHTVYLTEGHGPAARTVEVLGSEGIAARLEPELRALEPSLVHVACGSIDNGFVDPVLRLAVLTETDLTGQRTATKDLGRMPTRRRKTIDPLTLEAGDYIVHEQHGVGRYVEMVQRTVQGATREYLLVEYAPAKRGQPGDRLYIPTDQLEQVTKYVGGEAPTLHRLGGADWTKTKARAKKAVKEIAADLIKLYSARMAAPGHTFGPDTPWQRELEDAFPYAETPDQLTTIAEVKEDMEKSVPMDRLICGDVGYGKTEIAVRAAFKAVQDGKQVAVLVPTTLLVQQHFGTFSERYSQFPVKVKALSRFQSESESKATLEGLHEGSVDVVIGTHRLFSQETRFKDLGLVIVDEEQRFGVEHKEQLKKLRANVDVLTMSATPIPRTLEMAVTGIREMSTITTPPEERHPVLTFVGPYEEKQIGAAIRRELLREGQCFYIHNRVESIDRAAAKLREIVPEARIATAHGQMSEQALEQVVVDFWEKKFDVLVSTTIVESGIDISNANTLIVERGDNFGLSQLHQLRGRVGRGRERGYAYFLYPPEKPLTETAHERLATIAQHAEMGAGMYVAMKDLEIRGAGNLLGGEQSGHIAGVGFDLYIRMVGEAVADYRAAVEGQVEEEPPLEVKIELPVDAHVPHDYAPGERLRLQAYRSIASANSEADIKAVREELTDRYGKLPEPVENLLLVAGLRMLARACGVGDITLQGNNIRFGPVELRESQELRLKRLYPGTVLKPATSQVLVPRPKAGKIGGKPVVGRELLAWTGEFLTTILGS, encoded by the coding sequence ATGAGCCTGCACGGACTGCTCGACGCCGTCACCCGTGATGCCGCCCTCGCCGAGGCGGTCACCGCGGCCGGGGACGGCAAGCGCATGCACGTGGACCTGGTCGGCCCCGCCGCCGCGCGGCCCTTCGCGATTGCCGCGCTGGCCCGGCAGACCGGGCGGACCGTGCTGGCGGTCACCGCCACCGGGCGCGAGGCCGAGGACCTGGCCGCCGCGCTGCGCTCCCTGCTGCCGCCCGACGAGGTGGTGGACTACCCGTCCTGGGAGACGCTCCCGCACGAGCGCCTCAGCCCGCGCAGCGACACCATGGGCCGCCGGCTCGCCGTCCTGCGCCGCCTGGTGCACCCGAGCAAGGACGACCCGGCGGCAGGCCCGGTGAGCGTCCTCGTGGCGCCCATCCGGTCCGTACTCCAGCCGCAGGTCAAGGGGCTCGGGGAGCTGGTCCCGGTCAGCCTGCGGCAAGGTGGCGGCGCAGACCTCGGCGAGATCACCGAGGCGCTGGCCGCCGCGGCGTACGCGCGGGTCGAGCTCGTCGAGAAGCGCGGGGAGTTCGCCGTGCGCGGCGGCATCCTCGACGTGTTCCCGCCCACCGAGGAACACCCGCTGCGCATCGAGTTCTGGGGCGACGAGGTGGAGGAGATCCGCTACTTCAAGGTCGCCGACCAGCGCTCCCTGGAGATCGCCGAGCACGGACTGTGGGCCCCGCCCTGCCGCGAGCTGCTGCTGACCGACGCGGTACGGGAGCGGGCCGCGGCCCTCGCCGAGGCCCACCCCGAGCTCGGCGAGCTGCTGCACAAGATCGCCGAGGGGATCGCCGTGGAGGGCATGGAGTCCCTCGCCCCGGTCCTCGTCGACGAGATGGAACTGCTGATCGACGTGCTGCCCGCCGGGTCGATGGCCGTGGTCTGCGACCCCGAGCGGGTCCGGACCCGGGCCGCCGACCTCGTGGCGACGAGCCAGGAGTTCCTGATGGCCTCCTGGGCGGCCACCGCGGGCGGCGGCGAGGCCCCCATCGACGTCGGCGCGGCCTCCCTGCGCGGGATCGCCGACGTCCGCGACCGGGCCCGCGAGCTGGACATGATGTGGTGGTCGGTGTCCCCCTTCGCCGCGGACGAGACCGCGGGCGGCAGCGACACCCTCAAGCTCGGCATGCACGCCCCGGAGGCGTACCGCGGCGACACCGCCCGGGCGCTGGCCGACACCAAGGGCTGGATCGCCGACGGCTGGCACACCGTCTACCTCACCGAGGGCCACGGCCCGGCCGCCCGCACCGTCGAGGTGCTCGGCAGCGAGGGCATCGCGGCCCGGCTGGAGCCGGAACTGCGCGCCCTGGAACCGAGCCTGGTCCACGTCGCCTGCGGCTCGATCGACAACGGCTTCGTCGACCCGGTGCTGCGCCTGGCCGTCCTCACCGAGACCGACCTGACCGGACAGCGCACCGCCACCAAGGACCTCGGCCGGATGCCGACCCGGCGCCGCAAGACCATCGACCCGCTGACCCTGGAGGCCGGCGACTACATCGTCCACGAGCAGCACGGCGTGGGCCGCTACGTCGAGATGGTCCAGCGCACGGTGCAGGGCGCCACCCGCGAGTACCTGCTGGTGGAGTACGCGCCGGCCAAGCGCGGGCAGCCCGGCGACCGTCTCTACATCCCCACCGACCAGCTGGAGCAGGTCACCAAGTACGTCGGCGGCGAGGCCCCGACCCTGCACCGGCTCGGCGGCGCCGACTGGACCAAGACCAAGGCGCGCGCGAAGAAGGCGGTCAAGGAGATCGCCGCCGACCTCATCAAGCTCTACAGCGCGCGCATGGCGGCCCCCGGCCACACCTTCGGGCCGGACACCCCCTGGCAGCGCGAGCTGGAGGACGCCTTCCCGTACGCGGAGACGCCCGACCAGCTCACCACCATCGCCGAGGTCAAGGAGGACATGGAGAAGTCGGTCCCGATGGACCGGCTGATCTGCGGCGACGTCGGCTACGGCAAGACCGAAATTGCTGTGAGAGCGGCATTCAAGGCGGTCCAGGACGGCAAGCAGGTCGCCGTCCTCGTCCCGACGACCCTCCTCGTGCAGCAGCACTTCGGCACCTTCTCCGAGCGCTACAGCCAGTTCCCCGTCAAGGTGAAGGCGCTCTCGCGCTTCCAGAGCGAGAGCGAGTCCAAGGCCACCCTGGAGGGCCTCCACGAGGGCTCGGTGGACGTGGTCATCGGCACCCACCGCCTGTTCTCGCAGGAGACCCGGTTCAAGGACCTCGGCCTGGTCATCGTCGACGAGGAGCAGCGCTTCGGCGTGGAGCACAAGGAGCAGCTGAAGAAGCTCCGCGCCAACGTGGACGTGCTCACCATGTCCGCGACCCCGATCCCGCGCACCCTGGAGATGGCGGTGACCGGCATCCGCGAGATGTCGACGATCACCACCCCGCCGGAGGAGCGGCACCCGGTCCTGACCTTCGTCGGCCCGTACGAGGAGAAGCAGATCGGCGCGGCCATCCGCCGCGAGCTGCTGCGCGAGGGCCAGTGCTTCTACATCCACAACCGGGTCGAGTCCATCGACCGGGCGGCCGCCAAGCTGCGCGAGATCGTGCCCGAGGCGCGGATCGCGACGGCCCACGGCCAGATGTCGGAGCAGGCGCTGGAGCAGGTCGTCGTCGACTTCTGGGAGAAGAAGTTCGACGTGCTCGTCTCGACCACGATCGTCGAGTCGGGCATCGACATCTCCAACGCCAACACCCTGATCGTGGAGCGCGGCGACAACTTCGGTCTGAGCCAGCTGCACCAGCTGCGCGGACGTGTCGGGCGCGGCCGCGAGCGGGGGTACGCGTACTTCCTGTACCCGCCGGAGAAGCCGCTGACCGAGACCGCGCACGAGCGGCTCGCGACGATCGCCCAGCACGCCGAGATGGGCGCCGGCATGTACGTGGCGATGAAGGACCTGGAGATCCGCGGCGCGGGCAATCTGCTCGGCGGCGAGCAGTCCGGTCACATCGCGGGCGTCGGCTTCGACCTCTACATCCGGATGGTCGGCGAGGCCGTGGCCGACTACCGGGCCGCGGTCGAGGGCCAGGTGGAGGAGGAGCCGCCGCTGGAGGTCAAGATCGAGCTGCCGGTCGACGCGCACGTCCCGCACGACTACGCGCCGGGCGAGCGGCTGCGCCTGCAGGCGTACCGGTCCATCGCCTCCGCCAACTCCGAGGCGGACATCAAGGCCGTGCGCGAGGAACTCACCGACCGCTACGGCAAGCTGCCGGAGCCGGTGGAGAACCTGCTGCTGGTGGCCGGGCTGCGGATGCTGGCCCGGGCCTGCGGGGTCGGGGACATCACCCTCCAGGGCAACAACATCCGGTTCGGGCCGGTGGAGCTGCGCGAGTCGCAGGAGCTGCGGCTCAAGCGGCTCTATCCGGGGACGGTGCTCAAGCCCGCCACCTCGCAGGTGCTGGTCCCGCGCCCGAAGGCGGGGAAGATCGGCGGGAAGCCGGTGGTCGGGAGGGAACTGCTGGCCTGGACGGGGGAGTTCCTCACCACCATCCTCGGCTCGTAG